From Echinicola jeungdonensis, the proteins below share one genomic window:
- a CDS encoding IS3 family transposase (programmed frameshift), with translation MSNRERRTFDKAFKTMAVELHLNGKISTEVGRELGIGPDLVRRWAREFKASESSSFPGNGKQHLTEEEKEILALKKALKEAELERDIPKKGSKHLFQGGQQIFRFIRAHRHEFAVEKMCRVFKVSRSGFYGWLNRKPSKCAEEREEVSREIHKIYAESKCRYGSPKITIELRDRGFSVSRPRVARIMKANGLRSVISGKFSVCTTESNHSFRISPNLLNRNFSPDGPAKSWVSDITYIWTEEGWLYLTMIMDLYDRKIIGWSMSTTMHAGATVIPAWRMAQINRPFFRDLVFHSDRGVQYACGEFKNELDSEKVRQSMSRKGNCWDNAVAENFFKILKSETGYRKYGSVMQAKQEIFEFIEIWYNRNRRHSSLGYLSPDQFGKTNKKITV, from the exons ATGAGTAATAGAGAAAGGAGAACATTTGACAAGGCCTTTAAAACGATGGCCGTAGAGCTTCATTTGAATGGAAAAATAAGTACTGAAGTTGGAAGAGAACTTGGGATTGGACCAGACCTGGTCAGGCGTTGGGCCAGGGAATTTAAAGCAAGTGAATCCAGCAGCTTTCCCGGAAACGGGAAACAGCATCTAACAGAAGAAGAGAAAGAAATCCTTGCCTTGAAAAAAGCCCTGAAAGAAGCCGAACTGGAGCGTGATATTC CTAAAAAAGGCAGTAAGCATCTTTTCCAAGGGGGACAACAAATATTCCGGTTCATAAGGGCTCACAGGCACGAGTTTGCTGTTGAAAAGATGTGCAGGGTTTTTAAAGTAAGCAGAAGCGGTTTTTATGGCTGGCTTAACCGAAAACCATCCAAATGTGCTGAGGAGCGAGAAGAAGTATCCAGGGAAATCCATAAAATCTATGCTGAAAGCAAGTGCCGGTATGGAAGTCCGAAGATAACCATTGAGCTTAGGGACAGGGGCTTTTCGGTGTCCAGGCCAAGGGTTGCCAGGATAATGAAAGCAAATGGGCTCAGGAGTGTGATATCGGGGAAGTTCAGTGTCTGTACCACTGAATCTAACCACAGTTTCAGAATCAGTCCGAACCTGCTTAACAGGAACTTCAGCCCTGATGGCCCTGCAAAATCATGGGTATCGGACATTACCTACATCTGGACAGAAGAGGGATGGCTTTACCTGACCATGATCATGGACCTGTATGACCGTAAGATAATCGGATGGTCGATGTCCACCACCATGCATGCCGGGGCAACAGTTATACCGGCATGGCGAATGGCACAGATCAACAGGCCTTTTTTCAGAGACCTGGTTTTCCATTCAGACAGGGGCGTACAATATGCCTGCGGTGAATTCAAGAATGAACTCGATTCTGAAAAGGTGAGGCAGAGCATGAGCAGAAAAGGAAACTGCTGGGACAATGCAGTAGCTGAAAACTTCTTCAAAATCCTGAAATCGGAAACAGGATACCGTAAATACGGATCAGTAATGCAAGCAAAACAGGAAATTTTCGAATTTATTGAAATCTGGTACAATAGGAACAGGAGACACTCCTCACTTGGGTACCTATCACCTGATCAGTTCGGAAAAACCAACAAAAAAATTACCGTATAA
- a CDS encoding sodium:solute symporter family protein: MDILTWTYILVGLSFALYIGIAIWSRAGSTKEFYIAGGGVSPLANGMATGADWMSAASFISMAGVIAFAGYDGSVYLMGWTGGYVLLALLLAPYLRKFGKFTVPDFVGDRYYSNKARVVAVICAIFISFTYVAGQMRGVGIVFSRYLEVDINTGVYIGMAIVFFYAVLGGMKGITYTQVAQYCVLIFAFLVPAIFVSMQLTNNPIPQLGLGGTVEDGTFLLDKLDGVLTDLGFHEYTTGSKPMMDMFAITLALMVGTAGLPHVIVRFFTVPRVKDARLSAGFALVFIAILYTTAPAVAAFGIYNAIDTVAEKPVDDLPEWVGNWQQTELIKINDKNEDGIVQYSADEAVNELTIDKDIMVLANPEIAKLPNWVVGLVAAGGMAAALSTAAGLLLVISTSVSRDLVKNFNPDIPEKKELLIARAAAAAAVVIAGYFGIHPPGFVAEVVAFAFGLAAASFFPVIIMGIFSKRINKEGAIAGMLCGLIFTLSYIIYFKFGQELFGVHPNELDADNWWFGISPEGVGSLGMILNFLVCFIVSKMTPPPPQEVQDLVEDIRVPRGAGKAHTH, encoded by the coding sequence ATGGATATACTTACTTGGACTTATATATTGGTAGGGCTGTCATTCGCCCTATATATTGGAATTGCTATTTGGAGCCGGGCAGGTTCTACCAAAGAATTTTATATTGCCGGAGGCGGGGTCTCTCCCTTGGCCAATGGCATGGCAACAGGAGCTGACTGGATGTCAGCTGCTTCCTTTATTTCTATGGCCGGGGTGATTGCCTTTGCCGGTTATGATGGATCTGTTTATTTAATGGGCTGGACAGGTGGTTATGTGCTTTTGGCTTTGCTTCTTGCGCCATATTTGAGAAAATTTGGAAAATTTACCGTACCTGATTTTGTGGGTGACCGCTATTATTCCAACAAGGCCCGGGTGGTGGCAGTGATCTGTGCCATTTTTATTTCATTTACCTATGTGGCCGGACAGATGCGTGGTGTGGGTATTGTGTTTAGCCGCTATCTGGAAGTGGATATCAATACCGGAGTTTATATCGGGATGGCTATCGTTTTCTTTTATGCAGTGCTTGGAGGAATGAAAGGAATTACCTATACGCAAGTGGCCCAGTATTGTGTTTTGATTTTTGCTTTTTTGGTACCTGCCATATTTGTTTCCATGCAGTTGACCAACAACCCAATTCCACAACTTGGATTGGGGGGTACTGTGGAAGATGGTACCTTTTTATTGGACAAGCTGGATGGAGTATTAACAGATTTGGGATTTCATGAATATACCACTGGCAGTAAGCCCATGATGGATATGTTTGCCATTACTTTGGCTTTGATGGTGGGGACGGCAGGATTGCCCCATGTGATAGTTCGGTTTTTTACTGTACCAAGAGTGAAAGATGCCCGTTTGTCTGCTGGATTTGCCTTGGTTTTTATAGCCATTTTGTACACCACTGCTCCTGCGGTGGCCGCATTTGGGATTTATAATGCTATCGATACAGTTGCAGAAAAGCCGGTAGACGATTTGCCAGAATGGGTGGGAAATTGGCAGCAAACCGAGTTGATAAAAATCAATGATAAGAATGAAGATGGTATTGTCCAATATTCAGCCGATGAGGCAGTCAACGAACTGACAATTGACAAGGATATCATGGTATTGGCCAACCCGGAAATTGCCAAACTACCCAATTGGGTTGTAGGGTTGGTTGCCGCAGGGGGGATGGCGGCAGCCCTGTCCACTGCAGCAGGACTATTATTGGTGATTTCCACTTCCGTTTCCAGGGATTTGGTGAAAAATTTTAACCCCGATATTCCCGAAAAGAAAGAATTGCTCATTGCCAGGGCAGCTGCGGCGGCAGCTGTGGTGATTGCCGGATATTTTGGAATTCATCCTCCTGGATTTGTGGCCGAAGTGGTTGCCTTTGCTTTTGGTTTGGCGGCAGCTTCTTTTTTCCCAGTGATTATCATGGGGATATTTTCCAAAAGGATTAATAAGGAAGGTGCTATTGCCGGGATGTTGTGTGGCCTGATATTTACCCTAAGCTATATAATCTATTTCAAGTTTGGTCAGGAACTTTTTGGTGTTCATCCCAACGAGCTGGATGCCGATAACTGGTGGTTTGGTATTTCTCCTGAAGGCGTCGGTTCTTTGGGCATGATTTTAAACTTTTTAGTTTGCTTTATTGTGTCCAAAATGACACCTCCACCTCCACAGGAAGTTCAAGATTTGGTTGAGGATATCAGGGTGCCAAGAGGAGCAGGAAAAGCCCATACCCATTAA
- a CDS encoding DUF294 nucleotidyltransferase-like domain-containing protein, protein MSNVIVNRVKEFLFRFPPFSFLSDELLESVAKEVELMYYAKGEYMFHKGDPAKPHFFVLKEGSINLTEEEDGKQQIRDYCDEGDVFGVLALLGKRPYVLNGFAAEDSLVYAVPVAVFDKILKENSQVSLYFAAGFAAGQVVIRTDLSQSQKARSLFRDPSTDHGLSVFSGKGKINFSKQVLHCNLGDTVRHAAQLMQEKGVGSIAILNHEGFPQGIITDKDFRNRLVAKGLPYSTTVEELMTSPVITMHIESDFPSLYLTMIKNRIHHLILTEDGTDQSKVMGILSDHDVFLSQGNSPAVLINALMNTWNIQEMASIRNRAEALLQYYLENEVSIDFVSSIISEVNDVIIQRAVVLAKKKYDSAYPEEITQIPFSFLSLGSEGRQEQLLRTDLDNALVFEDVPEEKLNQAKAYFGEIAQEVINILVSCGFHTCPSEVMASNPKWCQPLSVWKDYFSHWINLPDQKSLLNATIFFDFRRVYGNKTLVEKMTDHVYQTIEVRKTFLSFLAKNALQNPPPLGFFRNFIVENSGDHQDKFDIKLRAMMPLADAARLLVLSHRIVGINNTFRRFEKLAELEPKHKELFLEAGKAYEIFMRLRAIEGIGNGNSGRFISPGSLGKLQRQLLKNAFSPIHQLQEVLAIRFQTDLIQD, encoded by the coding sequence ATGTCAAACGTCATTGTCAACCGGGTTAAGGAATTTCTATTTCGTTTTCCTCCTTTCAGTTTTCTTTCCGATGAGCTTTTGGAAAGTGTGGCCAAAGAGGTGGAATTAATGTATTATGCCAAAGGGGAATACATGTTTCACAAAGGTGATCCTGCCAAACCTCATTTCTTTGTCCTGAAAGAAGGATCCATCAATCTTACGGAAGAAGAGGATGGGAAGCAGCAAATAAGGGATTATTGCGATGAAGGGGATGTTTTTGGGGTATTGGCCTTATTGGGAAAAAGGCCTTATGTCCTCAATGGTTTTGCTGCAGAAGATAGTTTGGTTTATGCGGTTCCGGTGGCCGTATTTGATAAGATTTTAAAGGAAAACAGTCAAGTCAGCCTTTATTTTGCTGCAGGATTTGCTGCCGGTCAGGTGGTGATCCGGACGGATCTTTCCCAATCCCAAAAGGCCAGGAGCTTATTTAGAGATCCTTCCACCGACCATGGCCTGTCTGTTTTTTCGGGCAAAGGAAAAATCAACTTTTCCAAACAGGTTTTGCATTGCAATTTGGGGGATACGGTAAGACATGCCGCCCAATTGATGCAGGAAAAGGGGGTAGGATCCATTGCCATTTTAAATCATGAAGGCTTTCCCCAAGGTATTATTACCGATAAAGATTTTAGGAACCGCTTGGTGGCAAAGGGCTTGCCCTATTCCACAACTGTGGAGGAACTCATGACTTCTCCGGTGATAACCATGCACATTGAAAGCGATTTCCCCTCCCTATACCTGACCATGATCAAAAACCGGATCCATCATTTGATTTTGACCGAAGATGGAACCGATCAAAGTAAGGTCATGGGGATTCTTTCCGACCATGATGTGTTTTTGTCCCAGGGTAACAGCCCTGCAGTTTTGATCAACGCATTGATGAATACCTGGAATATCCAGGAAATGGCCAGTATCCGGAACAGGGCAGAGGCCTTACTTCAATATTATCTGGAAAATGAGGTTTCTATTGATTTTGTTTCCAGCATCATCTCCGAGGTCAATGATGTAATCATCCAAAGGGCGGTAGTATTGGCCAAAAAGAAATATGATTCGGCTTATCCGGAGGAGATTACCCAGATTCCTTTCAGCTTTCTTTCCCTGGGAAGTGAGGGCAGACAGGAACAGTTGCTGAGAACGGACCTGGACAATGCACTGGTGTTTGAGGATGTCCCTGAGGAAAAGCTAAACCAAGCCAAAGCCTATTTTGGAGAAATTGCCCAGGAAGTAATTAACATTTTGGTTTCCTGTGGCTTCCATACCTGCCCAAGTGAGGTGATGGCCAGCAATCCCAAATGGTGCCAGCCCTTATCTGTATGGAAGGATTATTTCAGTCATTGGATCAATTTGCCTGATCAAAAATCTCTATTGAATGCCACCATATTTTTTGATTTTAGGAGGGTGTATGGGAACAAAACCTTGGTGGAAAAAATGACGGATCATGTTTATCAGACTATCGAGGTAAGAAAAACCTTTTTAAGCTTTTTGGCCAAAAATGCCCTTCAAAACCCTCCTCCATTGGGCTTTTTCAGAAATTTTATAGTGGAAAACTCTGGGGATCACCAGGACAAATTTGATATTAAGCTGCGGGCCATGATGCCCTTGGCTGATGCTGCCCGTTTATTGGTATTGAGTCATCGCATTGTTGGAATCAATAATACTTTCCGAAGGTTTGAAAAATTGGCTGAGCTGGAGCCTAAGCACAAGGAATTGTTTTTGGAGGCAGGAAAAGCCTATGAAATATTTATGCGTTTAAGGGCCATTGAAGGGATAGGGAATGGTAATTCAGGGAGGTTTATAAGCCCTGGTTCCTTAGGGAAATTACAACGACAACTTCTTAAAAATGCTTTTTCCCCCATTCATCAGCTTCAAGAGGTATTGGCTATTAGGTTTCAAACCGATTTAATTCAAGATTGA
- a CDS encoding DUF4212 domain-containing protein, translated as MSHQEKMKAYWRKNIKILLSLLAVWFTVSFGFGIILAEPLNHIQLGGYKLGFWFAQQGSIYVFVVLVFVYVWLLNRLDRKFDVHE; from the coding sequence ATGAGTCATCAAGAAAAAATGAAGGCCTATTGGAGGAAGAATATAAAGATACTTCTTTCCCTATTGGCTGTTTGGTTTACCGTTTCCTTTGGTTTCGGAATTATTTTAGCAGAACCCCTGAATCATATCCAATTGGGTGGATATAAATTAGGGTTCTGGTTTGCCCAGCAAGGATCCATTTATGTTTTTGTTGTTTTAGTTTTTGTGTATGTCTGGCTGCTCAACAGGCTGGACAGGAAATTTGATGTACACGAATAA
- a CDS encoding ZIP family metal transporter: MILQFIILFISAFVAGVLAFTIPQWKEKNFKLILVFAGSYLFSITVLHILPELFGKTDSAYYMGLYVLIGFLLQQVLEFLSAGVEHGHMHHHGGSKKTVWMVMVGLSLHAFLEGTLLTQQPSLSGHHHGSETLLWGIVMHKAPAAFALVAVLANSLSRKWVFILLGLFALASPLGMVSSGMMLSGNLIGSGAMEVMFGLVAGGFLHISTTIFFETSPHHKFHLNRLLISVLAALIAILSEYSL; this comes from the coding sequence ATGATCTTACAATTCATTATACTTTTTATTTCCGCTTTTGTGGCTGGGGTTTTGGCGTTTACTATTCCCCAATGGAAAGAAAAGAATTTTAAATTGATCCTGGTTTTTGCAGGGTCTTACCTTTTTTCCATTACCGTATTACACATTTTGCCAGAGCTATTTGGCAAAACTGATTCCGCCTATTACATGGGCCTATATGTTCTGATTGGTTTTTTGCTTCAACAAGTTTTGGAGTTCCTTTCAGCTGGGGTGGAACATGGTCATATGCATCATCATGGTGGAAGCAAAAAGACAGTTTGGATGGTGATGGTGGGATTATCCTTGCATGCTTTTTTGGAAGGGACATTGCTAACCCAGCAGCCTTCCCTTTCGGGCCACCACCATGGCAGTGAAACCCTGCTTTGGGGCATTGTTATGCACAAGGCCCCAGCAGCTTTTGCCTTAGTCGCAGTTTTGGCGAATAGCCTTTCCAGGAAGTGGGTGTTTATTTTGTTAGGGCTTTTTGCATTGGCTTCCCCTTTAGGTATGGTTTCCAGTGGAATGATGTTATCAGGAAACCTGATTGGCTCAGGAGCTATGGAAGTGATGTTTGGTCTGGTGGCAGGAGGTTTTTTGCACATCAGTACAACTATCTTTTTTGAGACCAGCCCTCACCATAAATTTCACCTTAATCGCCTACTGATTAGTGTTTTGGCTGCGCTGATTGCCATACTTTCGGAATATTCATTGTAA
- the acs gene encoding acetate--CoA ligase: MSDRIHTLSGYFHEYQKSLAEPDKFWARIADSFHWRKRWDKVLDWNFEGPDVKWFVNGKLNITENVLERHLFTLGDRPAIIWEPNDPNEEGRVLTYQELYHKVCKFSNALKAKGIGKGDKVIIYMPMVPEAAVAMLACARIGAVHSVVFAGFSSNALADRIEDCQAKAVLTSDGNFRGKKKIEVKAVVDEALEKTNDVETVVVYQRTKQDVVMKEGRDYWWHDFIAGQAETNTATEMDSEDMLFILYTSGSTGKPKGIVHTTGGYMVYSKYTFENVFQYSPGDIYWCTADIGWITGHSYIVYGPLLAGATSIMFEGVPTYPDAGRFWAIVDKYKVNQFYTAPTAIRALEAHGTEPIEPYKLDSLKVLGTVGEPINEEAWHWYHTHVGKNRCPIVDTWWQTETGGIMVSPLAGVTPNKPAYATLPLPGVQLAIVDPEGNELTGNSVEGNLCIKFPWPGMLRTTYGDHERCKQTYFATYKGMYFTGDGVKRDHDGYYRILGRVDDVINVSGHRMGTAEVENAINEHPKVIESAVVGYPHEVKGQGIYAYVICDMTNRTVENLTNEIKETVRKIIGPIAKPDKVQIVSGLPKTRSGKIMRRILRKVAEGAMDDMGDTSTLLDPEVVEEIKKNRIN, from the coding sequence ATGAGTGATAGAATACATACCCTGAGTGGGTATTTTCATGAATATCAAAAAAGTTTAGCAGAACCGGACAAGTTTTGGGCCCGTATTGCTGATTCCTTCCATTGGAGGAAAAGATGGGACAAGGTGCTGGATTGGAATTTTGAGGGGCCGGATGTCAAATGGTTTGTTAATGGAAAGCTGAACATCACTGAAAATGTTTTGGAAAGGCATCTCTTTACCTTGGGAGACCGGCCCGCCATTATCTGGGAACCCAATGACCCCAATGAGGAAGGCAGGGTGCTGACTTATCAGGAGCTTTACCATAAAGTATGTAAATTTTCAAATGCCCTAAAAGCCAAAGGAATTGGCAAGGGTGATAAAGTGATCATTTATATGCCCATGGTGCCGGAAGCAGCAGTAGCCATGCTGGCTTGTGCAAGGATTGGGGCGGTTCATTCCGTGGTTTTTGCAGGATTTTCCAGCAATGCCCTTGCTGACCGGATCGAGGATTGCCAGGCGAAAGCAGTACTTACTTCTGATGGTAATTTTAGGGGAAAAAAGAAAATCGAGGTGAAAGCTGTAGTGGATGAAGCCCTTGAAAAGACCAATGATGTTGAAACCGTGGTTGTTTATCAAAGAACCAAGCAGGATGTGGTAATGAAGGAAGGCAGGGATTACTGGTGGCATGACTTTATTGCAGGTCAGGCAGAAACCAATACTGCTACCGAGATGGACAGTGAGGATATGCTTTTTATCCTTTATACTTCAGGATCTACAGGCAAACCTAAAGGGATTGTCCATACTACTGGAGGGTATATGGTTTATTCCAAATATACATTTGAAAATGTTTTCCAATATTCTCCAGGTGATATTTATTGGTGTACAGCAGACATTGGCTGGATTACCGGACACTCTTATATTGTATATGGTCCACTGTTGGCGGGGGCTACCTCTATCATGTTTGAAGGGGTGCCTACCTATCCGGATGCAGGCCGTTTTTGGGCCATAGTGGACAAATACAAAGTCAATCAATTTTACACTGCTCCAACTGCCATCCGGGCATTGGAGGCCCATGGCACCGAACCCATTGAGCCTTATAAATTGGATTCACTTAAAGTGTTGGGTACTGTAGGAGAACCGATCAATGAAGAAGCTTGGCACTGGTATCATACCCATGTGGGCAAAAACCGATGTCCCATTGTGGATACCTGGTGGCAAACGGAAACCGGAGGAATTATGGTGTCACCATTGGCCGGTGTAACCCCCAATAAACCTGCATATGCTACCCTTCCATTGCCTGGAGTGCAACTGGCCATCGTTGACCCTGAAGGCAATGAGTTGACAGGAAATTCGGTAGAAGGTAACCTTTGCATAAAATTCCCATGGCCAGGCATGTTAAGGACCACCTATGGTGATCATGAACGGTGTAAGCAAACCTATTTTGCTACTTACAAGGGAATGTACTTTACCGGTGATGGTGTGAAACGGGACCATGATGGTTATTACAGGATATTGGGTCGTGTGGATGATGTGATCAATGTTTCTGGTCACAGAATGGGTACCGCAGAAGTGGAAAATGCCATCAATGAGCACCCCAAAGTTATTGAATCTGCAGTGGTAGGTTATCCCCATGAAGTAAAAGGTCAGGGCATTTATGCTTATGTCATCTGTGATATGACCAACCGTACAGTGGAAAACCTTACCAATGAGATCAAGGAAACGGTGAGGAAAATAATCGGACCAATTGCCAAGCCTGATAAAGTCCAGATTGTATCCGGACTCCCTAAGACCCGTTCCGGAAAGATCATGAGAAGGATTTTACGTAAGGTGGCAGAGGGAGCAATGGATGATATGGGAGATACTTCCACATTATTAGATCCCGAGGTAGTAGAAGAAATTAAAAAGAACAGAATCAATTAA
- a CDS encoding 3'-5' exonuclease — MSWFNIFKKRPPKTPLVKKYEAGFEKPIPKSRTLGELEFVVLDTETTGLDVKKDHILAFGGVKIQEKKIKIETSKEHLLFSKKQNISSIKIHEIIQSENALPLDDFVEEFLPYLGTGILVAHHAGFDVAMLEKAVRPYGLKRLLNPVLDTGDLAIRLEHGIRLDPSRVNLKDYSLDALCERYKIPIHDRHTAAGDAFLTAQLLLKLLKFAEQKGVRNYRDLMRW; from the coding sequence ATGAGTTGGTTTAATATTTTTAAAAAAAGGCCTCCCAAAACCCCACTGGTCAAGAAGTATGAGGCCGGATTTGAAAAGCCTATACCCAAAAGTCGAACATTAGGCGAATTGGAGTTTGTGGTCCTGGACACAGAAACGACTGGTCTAGATGTAAAAAAAGATCATATTTTGGCCTTTGGAGGGGTGAAAATCCAGGAAAAAAAGATCAAAATAGAAACCTCCAAGGAGCATCTCTTATTCTCTAAAAAGCAAAATATATCCAGTATCAAAATCCACGAAATCATTCAATCGGAAAATGCCCTTCCCCTGGATGATTTTGTAGAAGAATTTCTTCCTTATCTGGGGACAGGTATTTTGGTAGCCCATCATGCAGGTTTTGATGTGGCTATGTTGGAAAAAGCAGTTCGTCCTTACGGATTGAAAAGATTGCTAAACCCCGTCTTGGATACCGGGGACTTGGCCATTAGGTTGGAGCATGGAATCAGGCTGGATCCCAGCCGGGTAAATTTGAAAGATTATTCCCTGGATGCCCTTTGTGAACGTTATAAAATCCCAATCCATGACAGACATACCGCCGCAGGAGATGCTTTCCTGACTGCCCAATTGCTACTCAAATTGTTAAAATTTGCCGAACAAAAAGGAGTCAGGAACTATAGGGATTTGATGAGATGGTAA
- a CDS encoding DUF4403 family protein yields MKKYCYILILLLPILACKRINPEKPKFDGEISPLPKATSKVNVPLTIPLSYIEKNLNQKLSEKLYSEKGLDMGNGLHTDLDVLRKGEISLKSLNNNHLQLELPLQLKGKLNIEKEIFGQVISSSLPFDESLAPRVSFEPEIGRNWDVNIKNIQIESWGRSLKYNLLGYEIDFDPILRKHVQKMLNSQLTGDNLTRISFRNMIQETWQVYGKPVKLEQNGFDVFVYSVPKKIKVKESLTANHELKMAIGIEGEVFTQVGSKPEMKVPPLPDLYYNGEDRNYLDVTLPIAIPYQSLNKYLNKEMAGKTFQINSKTQLTPRGFTTQQFGDRALVEVEFTAKRNGKKDLQGKVFLVARPTYDPNREAVVFEDIDFDLQTKNILAKSASWMHQGKVLEEIRKYAEYPIGDYIREARLELQKQGYIETDFATFRVKRPELDVEGIYTTKEDIRIYLRSTGQMGVELK; encoded by the coding sequence ATGAAAAAGTATTGCTATATATTAATATTGCTGTTGCCCATTTTGGCCTGTAAGCGCATCAACCCAGAAAAGCCAAAATTTGACGGGGAAATTTCACCTTTACCTAAAGCGACTTCCAAGGTCAATGTTCCCCTGACCATCCCATTGTCCTATATAGAAAAAAACCTCAACCAGAAATTGAGTGAAAAGCTTTATTCTGAAAAGGGCCTTGACATGGGTAATGGCTTACATACTGATCTGGATGTGTTGCGGAAAGGAGAAATTTCCCTAAAATCCCTTAACAATAATCACCTCCAGTTGGAGCTTCCCCTCCAACTCAAAGGGAAATTAAATATCGAAAAAGAAATCTTCGGACAGGTGATTTCCTCCTCCCTGCCTTTTGATGAATCCTTGGCTCCAAGGGTCAGTTTCGAGCCTGAAATAGGCCGAAATTGGGATGTCAACATCAAAAACATCCAAATCGAAAGCTGGGGAAGGTCTTTGAAATACAACCTGCTGGGCTATGAAATTGACTTTGACCCCATATTAAGAAAACATGTTCAAAAGATGCTGAACAGCCAATTGACCGGAGACAATTTGACCCGGATAAGTTTCAGAAATATGATTCAGGAAACCTGGCAAGTGTATGGCAAGCCTGTAAAGCTTGAACAAAATGGATTTGATGTTTTTGTATATTCCGTCCCCAAAAAGATAAAGGTTAAAGAATCATTGACCGCCAATCATGAGCTAAAGATGGCCATAGGAATAGAAGGGGAAGTATTTACCCAGGTAGGAAGTAAACCTGAAATGAAGGTCCCGCCCTTGCCCGACCTATATTATAATGGGGAAGATCGCAATTATCTGGATGTCACTTTGCCTATTGCCATTCCCTATCAAAGCCTCAATAAATACCTCAACAAGGAAATGGCCGGAAAAACTTTTCAAATTAACAGTAAAACCCAATTGACCCCAAGGGGTTTTACCACACAGCAATTTGGAGACCGTGCATTAGTAGAGGTTGAATTCACTGCCAAAAGAAATGGCAAAAAAGACCTTCAGGGGAAAGTTTTCTTGGTAGCTAGGCCCACTTATGACCCCAACCGGGAGGCTGTTGTTTTTGAGGACATTGATTTTGATCTACAGACCAAAAACATCCTGGCAAAAAGTGCAAGCTGGATGCATCAAGGCAAAGTCCTGGAGGAAATCCGGAAATATGCGGAATATCCCATTGGAGATTATATTCGGGAAGCCCGGTTGGAATTGCAGAAACAAGGGTATATCGAAACGGATTTTGCCACCTTTAGGGTAAAAAGACCTGAATTGGATGTCGAAGGAATCTACACCACCAAAGAAGATATCCGGATTTATTTGAGGTCAACTGGACAGATGGGAGTGGAACTGAAATAG
- a CDS encoding FAD:protein FMN transferase produces the protein MHKNARKNIIYSIILLMVVFLVYLYRQNQQSTSVPVPEKEGKMVISGETMGTTYRIIYLDQLNRDFKASVDSLLLAFNQSLSTYMEDSELSRFNRQDTLVFESPFFPTVLEKSREVHALTEGAFDPTVGPLVNAWGFGPEGGQKKGDSLAIPQILRWVGFDLIQFDSLKAWKSRPEVYLDFSAIAKGYGVDVVGDFLEAKGVSDMLVEIGGELIAKGTNENGELWKVGINTPEEEAGAQDIFSIIALDNKGMATSGNYRNFYVKDSVKYSHTIDPKSGYPVNHRLLSATVLAEDCMTADAFATAMMVMGKEKAIEWEEKMENISVFLIYNDSSGMRTYVSEQLKPFVSHLKEDIQE, from the coding sequence ATGCATAAGAACGCCAGGAAAAACATTATTTACTCTATCATCCTGCTGATGGTGGTCTTTTTGGTTTACCTCTACCGGCAAAACCAACAATCCACTTCAGTTCCTGTACCCGAAAAGGAAGGTAAAATGGTGATCAGTGGAGAAACTATGGGAACTACTTACCGGATCATTTATCTGGATCAGCTAAACCGGGATTTTAAGGCATCTGTGGATTCTTTGTTGTTGGCATTTAACCAATCATTGTCCACCTATATGGAAGATTCAGAATTGAGCCGCTTTAACCGTCAGGATACCTTGGTTTTTGAATCACCCTTTTTCCCGACTGTACTAGAAAAAAGCCGAGAGGTTCACGCTCTGACGGAGGGAGCATTTGACCCTACGGTGGGGCCATTGGTTAATGCCTGGGGTTTTGGCCCTGAGGGGGGGCAAAAGAAAGGTGATAGCCTTGCTATTCCGCAAATATTAAGATGGGTAGGCTTTGATTTGATTCAATTTGATTCCCTAAAAGCCTGGAAAAGCCGACCAGAGGTCTATCTGGATTTTAGTGCTATCGCCAAAGGTTATGGGGTGGATGTGGTCGGTGATTTTTTAGAGGCTAAAGGTGTTTCCGATATGTTGGTAGAAATAGGGGGTGAGCTGATAGCAAAGGGAACCAATGAAAATGGTGAGCTTTGGAAGGTGGGGATTAATACTCCTGAAGAGGAAGCAGGAGCCCAAGATATTTTCAGCATCATTGCCCTGGACAATAAAGGGATGGCTACCTCTGGAAATTACAGGAATTTTTATGTCAAAGACAGTGTGAAATATTCTCATACCATCGACCCTAAATCCGGTTATCCCGTTAATCACAGGCTTTTAAGTGCTACGGTCCTGGCAGAGGACTGTATGACCGCTGATGCTTTTGCCACTGCCATGATGGTGATGGGCAAAGAAAAAGCCATTGAATGGGAGGAAAAAATGGAAAATATTTCGGTTTTTTTGATATATAATGATTCTTCAGGTATGCGGACCTATGTAAGTGAGCAGCTTAAACCTTTTGTTTCCCATTTAAAAGAAGATATACAGGAATGA